GGAGTAACATTCAGTTCAGTTAGTAAATCTTCAACAGAATCAGCATGAGTACGGATAATTTGCGTATCACCATTATGTGTTACTTGAACAGACGCTTTTGTAGCTTCATATGTAACAGACGTTATAAAAGTCAGGGCAACAATAAGTCCTAAGCATGCCCATAACATTCCTGATTTCATTACAGATAGAAGAGTATTCCAAAGCTTCATAGTTCCTTCTTCATCCCTTTCCCCCACGAATTTCAAAATATATGTCAAAAGTTTTTCATCCGAAATAAATAAAGAGTCAGCATATACCCTGCTGACTCTTTACATTATGCACTTTTGAATTGTCAATTAACATAACAGCTACATTACGATTCTTATACAATTCGTCTTAAATTTGTAATATTGATTCCAAAGTCCTGCAATTTATGACTTAATTCGGAAAAATTGGAGAGCATTTTCTGTGGTCCGATCACAAACTTCTTCATAGCTCAAGCCTTTTAATTCCGCGACCTGCTCAGCAACAAGCGTAACATAGGCGGGTTCATTGCGTTTTCCGCGGTTAGGATGCGGAGCTAAAAAGGGGCAGTCCGTTTCGACAAGTAAATGCTCGATGTCGATTGCTTTGGCTACTTCTTTTGGCAGTTTGGCATTTTTAAATGTAACAGGACCGCCTAAAGAGATCATGAAATTCATATCGACACATTCTTTGGCTGTTTCAACAGGACCGCTGTAACAATGCATAATACCGCCAACTTCAGCTGCATTCTCTTCTTTTAAAATTTGCACGATATCATCTGTGGCTTCACGGTTATGAATAATGATCGGCATTTTCACCTTTTTTGCAAGCTGAATCTGCTTGCGGAACACTTCTTTCTGGACATCAGGCGGTGACTTATCCCAGTGATAGTCAAGGCCCATCTCCCCTAAAGCGACGACTTTCGGGTGGGAAGACAGCTTCTCAATCCACTCCAGATCCTCCTGTGTCATATCAATGGCATCTACAGGGTGCCAGCCAACTGCTGCAAAGATGTGATCATTCTCTTGTGCAATCTGTATAGCAAGCGGAATCGTTTTGCGGTCAAAGCCGACAACCGTCATATAACGAACTCCTGCTTCATGTGCCCGATCAATGGTTTCTTGTAAGTCGTCTTCAAACTGATCGGCGTTTAAATGGACATGCGTATCAAATAGCATTTTTACTTTTCCTCCTAAAAATCTGTTGGGTAATGAGGGAATCTTTTGGGGTGCGCAGGCAACCCGTTTTTTTAAGCAGTAGTGTCGCGATTCCCTCTCATCACTAACACAAAAATTTAAAAAGGGAAAAGCTTGGATGTCTGCTTTTCCCCTTTTTGGTTATTTAACTTTCGTTCCGTTTGGAAGGGACTGATCAATTGAGGCTAACGCCAGCTTACCTTGATCGTCTTCCCCTGCTAAAATCATGCCTTGTGAGAGTTCTCCTCTGAGCTTAACAGGCTTCAGGTTCGTAATGCAGATGACTTTCTTGCCCGTCAGCTGCTCCTCATTATAATGTTCGGCAATTCCTGAAACAACTTGACGCTGCTCTTCACCTAAGTCGAGCTGAAGCTTCAGCAGCTTGTCCGCCTTCTTCACTTTTTCCACTTTCTTCACTTCAGCAACACGGAAATCAAGCTTCATGAAATCGTCAATCGTTACTTCCTCTGCCTGATTTTTCTTATCTTCTTTTTTCTTTTCAGGTGCGGGAGCAGGCTTCTTCATCATATCTTTGATGATCTGTACCTCTTCCTCTGCATCAAGACGAGGGAAGATTGGATCTCCTTTTTGTACCCTTGTACCTTCAGGAAGACCTTTAAATTCAGCAATGCTGTCCCATGCCTTATATTCTTCAGCCGTAACACCAAGCTGGCTGAATATCTGCTTAGGCGTACTTGTTAAGAATGGTTGAAGCATAACAGCAATATGGCGCAGTGACTCAGCGAGGTGTGCCATAACATTGCCAAGGCGTTCCTTCTTCTCGTCATCTTTCGCAAGCACCCATGGCTGAGTTTCATCAATATATTTGTTTGTGCGGCTGACGAACTTCCATAGATCGGCCAGCGCTACAGAGAATTCCATGTTTTCAAGCGATTTTTCAACAGATGTCTTAGTTTCTGCTGCTAACGCTTCTAAGTTCTTATCATACTCATCTTCAGATAATGTAAGCTTAGGAATTTCACCATCAAAGTACTTGCTGATCATCGCAACTGTACGATTTAACAGGTTTCCTAAATCGTTCGCCAAGTCGTAGTTCGTACGCTCAACAAATGCTTCCGGCGTGAAAACACCGTCAGATCCAAACGGTACTTCACGAAGAAGGTAATAGCGAAGAGCATCAAGACCATAGCGGTCGCTTAATTGTACTGGGTCAACAACGTTTCCTTTTGATTTAGACATCTTCCCGTCTTTCATCAGGATCCATCCATGCGCAAAAACCTTTTTAGGAAGCGGCAGGTCAAGAGCCATCAGCATAATCGGCCAGTAAATCGTATGGAACCGGACAATTTCTTTTCCGACTAAATGGACATCGGCCGGCCAGTACTTCTGATAAAGTTCATCATTATCACTATCATAACCAAGAGCAGAAATGTAGTTACTCAGCGCGTCAATCCATACATAGACGACGTGCTTCTCGTTGGAAGGTACTTTGACGCCCCAGTCAAAAGTCGTACGGGAAACCGCAAGATCTTCAAGGCCCGGCTTAATAAAGTTATTAATCATTTCATTTTTACGGCTCTCAGGCTGGATGAATGTCGGGTTTTCCTCGTAGAACTTAAGCAGCTGGTCGACATACTTGCTCATTTTAAAGAAGTAAGACTCTTCTTTTACCTTTTCAACAGGTCCGCCGCAGTCCGGACAGTGGCCGTCCTCTAACTGGCGTTCTGTAAAGAAGGATTCACACGGCGTACAGTACCATCCTTCGTATTCATCTAAGTAGATATCGCCTTTTTCGAGAAGGTAATCGAAGATTTTAGCAACGACTTTTTTGTGGCGGTCCTGGGTGGTACGAATGAAGTCATTGTAGGAAATATCGAGCTTATCCCACAAGTTCTTAATTCCCGCAACGATGTCGTCCACATAAGCCTGAGGCGTTACTCCGGCCTCTTCGGCTTTACGCTGGATCTTTTGACCATGTTCATCTGTTCCGGTCAGATACATGACGTCATATCCGCGAAGTCGCTTATAACGTGCCATGGCGTCCCCGGCTACCGTGGTATAAGCATGACCTATATGCAAATTACCACTTGGGTAATAGATTGGTGTACTAATATAAAATGTCTTTTTTTCCTCTGACATCATGTTTCCCTCCTAAATTCGAGCAGTTCTATTTGGTATTGTACCATGATTTGGCTTTTATTTCTGTATATCCATATCTAACACTAAAATATACCGAAACTAAGATGAAATTGTCAAAAAAATGACGAAAACGTCGAATTATTATATATCCTAGCGAGGTATTTTCTGGTAAAATTAAAGTGTATAGACAATGGATATTTACCCCAATTTTGGAATGACGAAATTTGTCGAGCCCAGCGCCTGCAATACTTGTTAAGTTGTCAGCTGCTAACTTGATTCTTCTGCCGACGTTAAATTTTACCATCGATTTTGGAAATATTGTGAATTGACAGGTTTGGGAAACGTTGGTACTATATTACGCGAGACATATGTCGATATTTGACGAATACTTTTGATTGAGGGGAGAAAAAAAGATGAAATCTACAGGTATTGTACGTAAGGTTGACGAACTAGGTCGGGTTGTAATTCCGATCGAGCTTCGCAGAACGTTAGGTATTAATGAAAAAGACGCACTGGAAATCTATGTCGATGATGATCGCATTGTACTTAAGAAATATAAGCCGAATATGACTTGTCACGTTACAGGGGAAGTATCTGACAATAATATGAAACTGGCTAACGGCAACTTAGTTTTAAGCCAAGAAGGCGCACAAATGCTTCTAAAAGAAATTCAAGGCCAATTAACAAACAAATAAAGAGACTATATACAACTGGTTAATTAAATCACTATAATTACGCTTTGACATATGCTCGCAGCAAAAAGCCCTTACTGCTTCACGCAGTAAGGGCTCTCTTTTTTTATTCTACATGATACACCTGATAGACATCCCGCTTTTTCATTTTGCGGTCCACCGAAGTTTGTTTAATGGCTTCTTTAGGCTTCAGCTGCTTTTTCTCTATATAGTATTCGACGTGTTCTTTTGTAGAGAGATGACTCCACCAGAATTGATCCGATGACTCATCTTCCTGTGCACCTTCAACGATCACACAGAATTCTCCACGCACTTCTCCTTCTTTTGCCCATTCCAGCACTTCTTCAAGACTGCCTCTTACATATTCTTCGTATCTTTTTGTAAGCTCACGGGCGATTGCGACCTGGCGATTTCCGAACTGTTCATAGAGGTGCCCAAGCATTTCCTTTAAGCGGTGAGGAGACTCGTAAAAGATAAGTGTCGACGCCTGACTGGTTAAGGATTCGAGAATAACCTGCCGATCTTTTTTCTTTCTGGGCAGAAAGCCGTAAAAATAAAATTGCTCAGTCGGGAGTCCTGAGCCGACAAGGGCAGGAAGTGCAGCATTACAGCCCGGCAGTACAATAACAGAGATGTCTTCCTCTATGGCTTCCTGAACTAAATCTGCTCCCGGATCCGATATGCCGGGCATTCCTGCATCGCTGACAACTGCAATCATCTGTCCATCTTTTATATCCTGTAAAAGCTGTGGGCCTCTTGTCTGCTTATTATGCTCATGATAGCTGATCAGCGGAGTAGAAATCTCAAAATGGTTTAACAATTTTTTCGTATTTCTCGTATCCTCTGCAGCAATCGCGTCCGCTTCCTGTAACATGGAAACGGCACGATAAGTCATATCTTCTAAATTTCCTATAGGTGTAGGGACGATATAAAGAGACCCCTGGCCTTCACGCTTTGTATAGCTTTTTTGGATGTTCATGTAGTGAGCCCCCATTGCTTGAAATAATCCACTTTTCCTTTTGATCCCGGGAGAACTGCTTAATTTTATATTCCTGCTGCATTGCTTCTCCCTTTGACTCATACGCCTCACAGTATTCTAATACAAATGGGCCCCGGCCTCTCGTATATTTCGCGCCCTTGCCTTCTGCATGCTTCTTAAGCCGGGCATCAAGGTCATTGGTATAGCCTGTATATAACGAATGATCCTTACAGCGAATAATATAAACGTAGTGTTTACTTTCCATATAAAATCTCCCTGAATTCATCGCTGTATTCCCCATTATCCTTATGAGTATAGAGCGGCGGAAGAATTTTTAAGTCCGGCTTGCCGTCACGCGCTCCTTCAATCAGCAGGACATTCGCTTCTTTTCCACGCTTCGGATGAACAAATTGAATGCGTTTAGGCTCTACTTGGTATTTTCTAAACAGCTCAATCATATCAGCCAGACGGCCCGGACGGTGGAC
This window of the Halobacillus sp. Marseille-Q1614 genome carries:
- the rsmI gene encoding 16S rRNA (cytidine(1402)-2'-O)-methyltransferase is translated as MNIQKSYTKREGQGSLYIVPTPIGNLEDMTYRAVSMLQEADAIAAEDTRNTKKLLNHFEISTPLISYHEHNKQTRGPQLLQDIKDGQMIAVVSDAGMPGISDPGADLVQEAIEEDISVIVLPGCNAALPALVGSGLPTEQFYFYGFLPRKKKDRQVILESLTSQASTLIFYESPHRLKEMLGHLYEQFGNRQVAIARELTKRYEEYVRGSLEEVLEWAKEGEVRGEFCVIVEGAQEDESSDQFWWSHLSTKEHVEYYIEKKQLKPKEAIKQTSVDRKMKKRDVYQVYHVE
- a CDS encoding AbrB/MazE/SpoVT family DNA-binding domain-containing protein; the encoded protein is MKSTGIVRKVDELGRVVIPIELRRTLGINEKDALEIYVDDDRIVLKKYKPNMTCHVTGEVSDNNMKLANGNLVLSQEGAQMLLKEIQGQLTNK
- a CDS encoding GIY-YIG nuclease family protein; amino-acid sequence: MESKHYVYIIRCKDHSLYTGYTNDLDARLKKHAEGKGAKYTRGRGPFVLEYCEAYESKGEAMQQEYKIKQFSRDQKEKWIISSNGGSLHEHPKKLYKA
- the metG gene encoding methionine--tRNA ligase, translating into MSEEKKTFYISTPIYYPSGNLHIGHAYTTVAGDAMARYKRLRGYDVMYLTGTDEHGQKIQRKAEEAGVTPQAYVDDIVAGIKNLWDKLDISYNDFIRTTQDRHKKVVAKIFDYLLEKGDIYLDEYEGWYCTPCESFFTERQLEDGHCPDCGGPVEKVKEESYFFKMSKYVDQLLKFYEENPTFIQPESRKNEMINNFIKPGLEDLAVSRTTFDWGVKVPSNEKHVVYVWIDALSNYISALGYDSDNDELYQKYWPADVHLVGKEIVRFHTIYWPIMLMALDLPLPKKVFAHGWILMKDGKMSKSKGNVVDPVQLSDRYGLDALRYYLLREVPFGSDGVFTPEAFVERTNYDLANDLGNLLNRTVAMISKYFDGEIPKLTLSEDEYDKNLEALAAETKTSVEKSLENMEFSVALADLWKFVSRTNKYIDETQPWVLAKDDEKKERLGNVMAHLAESLRHIAVMLQPFLTSTPKQIFSQLGVTAEEYKAWDSIAEFKGLPEGTRVQKGDPIFPRLDAEEEVQIIKDMMKKPAPAPEKKKEDKKNQAEEVTIDDFMKLDFRVAEVKKVEKVKKADKLLKLQLDLGEEQRQVVSGIAEHYNEEQLTGKKVICITNLKPVKLRGELSQGMILAGEDDQGKLALASIDQSLPNGTKVK
- a CDS encoding TatD family hydrolase produces the protein MLFDTHVHLNADQFEDDLQETIDRAHEAGVRYMTVVGFDRKTIPLAIQIAQENDHIFAAVGWHPVDAIDMTQEDLEWIEKLSSHPKVVALGEMGLDYHWDKSPPDVQKEVFRKQIQLAKKVKMPIIIHNREATDDIVQILKEENAAEVGGIMHCYSGPVETAKECVDMNFMISLGGPVTFKNAKLPKEVAKAIDIEHLLVETDCPFLAPHPNRGKRNEPAYVTLVAEQVAELKGLSYEEVCDRTTENALQFFRIKS